The genomic segment CAGTTAAAGATTCAGCAGAACAAAATAAAAAAACAAGAATTAAAAGTCTTGCATGAAAAACAAGAACAGGCTGTAAAGGAGCAACTTTTAGATCAAAAATTACTGACGAATGCAAAAAATTTACTGACAGAATACGAAAAAAATCCTGTCAGTGCTGATAAAATGGCTGACACCTTGTCAGCATTGCCAAAATCAAAAGAACGAACAAAATTACAGGCAAAATTTGCGGAAGTAATGTCTGTCAGTAACTGGACAGCTTTGGTTGAGAATGATGCTACGCAGATTATCCTGTCAGCAAATGCTGCGGCGAATCATGGACAAGCAAATTTTTATAGAAGTACTGTTTCAAAGGAAATTGAGGATGCACGCACAGAATGTCTATATAACAATAGTATTTCTGAAAAAGGAGTGCTCAGACAGGCGCATAATTACATTCCCAATCCCGGAATGCAAAACATTGCCGCAGAAAATGGGCAAACTTATCTGTTCACTAAAGCTGGGGCAAAGCAGTTGGCAGAAGATTTGACTAACAGTTACCTCGCAGAGAAAACAGGCTATGATGCACTCATCAAGGCGGGATACACTGCAGCGCAAATCCAATATGATGATGCGAAAGTGACTGTCGGAAAAATCATTTATAGTTTTAAGGGGATGGATGGCTCTGGTTTTGAGCATTCTGCTGACGGTGGGGTTGTGGGGCATTATCTTGCTCTGGTCAATCAAAATCCAGCTCAACGGATGAATCGCTTCTCTGTAGGAATTTATTATAAT from the Lactococcus allomyrinae genome contains:
- a CDS encoding OB-fold protein, yielding MKMRKYRWLIVLFILVFVCAAALGKFSFKTEQQLKIQQNKIKKQELKVLHEKQEQAVKEQLLDQKLLTNAKNLLTEYEKNPVSADKMADTLSALPKSKERTKLQAKFAEVMSVSNWTALVENDATQIILSANAAANHGQANFYRSTVSKEIEDARTECLYNNSISEKGVLRQAHNYIPNPGMQNIAAENGQTYLFTKAGAKQLAEDLTNSYLAEKTGYDALIKAGYTAAQIQYDDAKVTVGKIIYSFKGMDGSGFEHSADGGVVGHYLALVNQNPAQRMNRFSVGIYYNVAHEQAFETVDFYLPQTTKVDSWH